A part of Jiangella alba genomic DNA contains:
- a CDS encoding response regulator gives MLWCNAGAVVRRCVIVDDNERFLAVARSSLERGGLEVVGTATTTTQALELIGALRPDVVLVDIALGTESGFDLVHRIVAADPFARPHVVLISTRREDDVAELVSASPATGFVWKADLSARAVRDVVASGEQ, from the coding sequence ATGCTCTGGTGCAATGCTGGTGCGGTGGTACGGCGCTGTGTCATCGTTGATGACAACGAGAGATTCCTGGCCGTGGCGCGTTCCAGCCTCGAACGCGGCGGCCTGGAGGTGGTGGGGACAGCGACCACGACGACACAGGCACTCGAACTCATCGGCGCCCTGCGACCGGACGTCGTGCTGGTCGACATCGCCCTCGGCACCGAGAGCGGCTTCGACCTCGTCCACCGCATCGTCGCCGCCGACCCGTTCGCCCGCCCGCACGTGGTCCTGATCTCGACCCGCCGCGAGGACGACGTCGCGGAGCTGGTGTCGGCCAGCCCGGCGACGGGATTCGTCTGGAAGGCCGATCTCTCGGCGAGAGCCGTGCGAGATGTGGTGGCGTCAGGGGAGCAGTGA
- a CDS encoding response regulator transcription factor, translated as MTGTSGTRVVIADDDVLLREGLASLFDRSGFVVVGQAGDAPELMELVAATGPDLVVVDIRMPPDHGTEGLEAAHAIRRDHPATAILVLSAHVEVEHAMQLLSSGEGIGYLLKSRVTDVAEFVDTVERVARGASVVDPALVQELVGANRRHDPLAVLTEREREVLALVAEGRSNAGVARRLWVTEGTIEKHVRSILTKLDLPEGDDDHRRVLAVLTFLEQR; from the coding sequence ATGACCGGAACGAGCGGCACGAGGGTCGTCATCGCCGACGACGACGTCCTCCTGCGCGAGGGTCTGGCCAGCCTGTTCGACCGGTCCGGGTTCGTGGTCGTCGGTCAGGCGGGCGATGCGCCGGAACTGATGGAGCTGGTGGCGGCCACCGGGCCCGACCTCGTCGTCGTCGACATCAGGATGCCGCCCGATCACGGGACCGAGGGGCTGGAAGCGGCGCACGCGATCCGGCGCGACCACCCGGCGACGGCGATCCTGGTGCTGTCCGCGCACGTCGAGGTGGAGCACGCGATGCAGCTGCTGTCCAGCGGCGAGGGCATCGGCTACCTGCTGAAGAGCCGGGTGACGGACGTCGCCGAGTTCGTCGACACGGTGGAGCGGGTGGCCAGGGGCGCGAGCGTCGTCGACCCGGCGCTGGTGCAGGAACTGGTCGGCGCGAACCGGCGGCACGATCCGCTGGCCGTGCTGACGGAGCGCGAGCGGGAGGTGCTGGCGCTGGTCGCCGAGGGACGCTCGAACGCCGGCGTGGCGCGCCGGCTCTGGGTGACCGAGGGCACCATCGAGAAGCACGTGCGCAGCATCCTCACCAAGCTCGACCTGCCCGAGGGCGACGACGATCACCGGCGGGTGCTGGCGGTGCTCACCTTTCTGGAGCAGCGGTAG
- a CDS encoding VOC family protein: MSETNLLNVVGVLPVTDHPAAVAWYRKWIGRGPDVEPMDGVAEWQLAANAWIQVSVDPGASGRTTVVVGVADLDVQREACAAAGVAVGEVADYGVVKSAEAVDPAGNTVVFVQDLTQA; this comes from the coding sequence ATGTCCGAAACCAACCTGCTCAACGTCGTCGGCGTGTTGCCGGTCACCGATCACCCGGCGGCCGTCGCCTGGTACCGGAAGTGGATCGGGCGCGGCCCCGACGTCGAGCCCATGGACGGCGTCGCCGAGTGGCAGCTGGCCGCGAACGCGTGGATCCAGGTGTCCGTCGACCCCGGCGCGTCCGGGCGCACGACCGTCGTCGTCGGCGTCGCGGACCTCGACGTGCAGCGGGAGGCCTGTGCGGCCGCGGGCGTCGCCGTGGGCGAGGTGGCCGACTACGGAGTCGTGAAGTCGGCCGAGGCGGTCGACCCGGCCGGGAACACCGTCGTCTTCGTCCAGGACCTGACCCAGGCGTAG
- a CDS encoding helix-turn-helix domain-containing protein, which produces MVESIWLFDGRLSRRERYYPTGELDLIVRLDEPSAPFRVVEGQPAAACPPVSLTGLLVAPLVIETPATRSRLLGVRLRPAGALALFGLPQQELTGAAVDLHDVIGGGETRRLTERLAAAGSDEARLRLVQRWIVDRLGDGPRTDPSVAYAVAEIERTGGTTPIAGLIDRVGASPKRFATAFEHQVGVKPKLFSRIVRFRRLAAALPGTEESLSQTALAYGYYDHSHMNADFREFAGVSPRSFLAATPFPESSSLTD; this is translated from the coding sequence CTGGTCGAGTCCATCTGGCTGTTCGACGGGCGCCTCAGCCGGCGCGAGCGCTACTACCCGACGGGCGAGCTCGACCTGATCGTGCGGCTGGACGAGCCGTCGGCACCGTTCCGCGTCGTTGAGGGACAGCCCGCGGCCGCGTGTCCGCCGGTGTCGCTCACCGGGCTCCTGGTCGCGCCGCTGGTGATCGAGACCCCCGCCACGAGGTCGCGCCTGCTCGGCGTGCGGCTGCGTCCCGCGGGCGCGCTCGCCCTCTTCGGCCTGCCGCAGCAGGAGCTGACCGGCGCCGCCGTCGACCTGCACGACGTCATCGGCGGCGGGGAGACGCGCCGGCTCACCGAGCGCCTGGCCGCGGCCGGGTCCGACGAGGCGCGCCTGCGCCTCGTGCAGCGCTGGATCGTCGACCGGCTCGGCGACGGCCCGCGCACCGACCCGAGCGTGGCCTACGCCGTCGCCGAGATCGAGCGCACCGGCGGCACCACGCCCATCGCCGGCCTCATCGACCGCGTCGGCGCCTCCCCGAAGCGGTTCGCCACCGCGTTCGAGCACCAAGTGGGCGTGAAACCCAAGCTCTTCTCCCGGATCGTCCGGTTCCGCCGGCTGGCGGCCGCGCTTCCCGGCACCGAGGAAAGCCTGAGCCAGACGGCGCTCGCGTACGGCTACTACGACCACTCGCACATGAACGCCGACTTCCGCGAGTTCGCGGGCGTATCGCCGCGCAGCTTCCTGGCCGCCACCCCGTTTCCGGAGTCGTCGAGCCTGACCGACTGA
- a CDS encoding thymidylate synthase encodes MPDTQYEDLLRHVLDTGARKGDRTGTGTRSVFGHQLRYPLADGFPLVTTKKVHFRSIAYELLWFLRGDSNVTWLRDNGVTIWDEWAAPDGDLGPVYGVQWRSWPTPGGGHVDQISEVLRTLRENPDSRRIIVSAWNVADIPRMALPPCHALFQFHVADGKLSCQLYQRSADLFLGVPFNIASYALLTHMIAAQVGLGVGDFIWTGGDCHIYDNHEEQVRTQLAREARPFPTLGLKPADSLFDYTYEHFTLDGYDPHPGIKAPVAV; translated from the coding sequence ATGCCGGACACGCAGTACGAAGACCTGCTCCGCCACGTGCTCGACACCGGCGCCCGCAAGGGCGACCGCACGGGCACGGGCACGCGGTCGGTCTTCGGGCATCAGCTGCGCTACCCACTGGCCGACGGCTTCCCGCTCGTCACCACGAAGAAGGTGCACTTCCGCTCCATCGCGTACGAGCTGCTGTGGTTCCTGCGCGGCGACTCCAACGTCACCTGGCTGCGCGACAACGGCGTCACCATCTGGGACGAGTGGGCCGCGCCCGACGGCGACCTCGGCCCGGTCTACGGCGTGCAGTGGCGCTCGTGGCCGACGCCCGGCGGCGGGCACGTCGACCAGATCAGCGAGGTGCTGCGCACGCTGCGCGAGAACCCCGATTCGCGGCGCATCATCGTGTCCGCCTGGAACGTCGCCGACATCCCGCGCATGGCGCTGCCGCCGTGCCACGCGCTCTTCCAGTTCCACGTCGCCGACGGCAAACTCTCCTGCCAGCTGTACCAGCGCAGTGCCGACCTCTTCCTCGGCGTGCCGTTCAACATCGCCAGCTACGCGCTGCTGACGCACATGATCGCCGCCCAGGTGGGCCTCGGCGTCGGCGACTTCATCTGGACCGGCGGCGACTGCCACATCTACGACAACCACGAAGAGCAGGTCCGCACCCAGCTGGCCCGCGAGGCGCGGCCGTTCCCGACCCTGGGTCTGAAGCCGGCGGACAGCCTGTTCGACTACACCTACGAACACTTCACGCTCGACGGCTACGACCCGCACCCCGGCATCAAGGCGCCGGTGGCGGTGTGA
- a CDS encoding dihydrofolate reductase, translating into MIGLVWAQSANGVIGRDGTLPWHLPEDMKHFRTLTAGATVLMGRRTWESLPPRFRPLPGRRNLVLSRTPQEGVETFTDLSAALAAATGDVWVMGGEAVYRAALPLADRVVVTELRESFDGDTLAPDVGRPPDSVGPWHESSNGLHYRLLTWG; encoded by the coding sequence GTGATCGGGCTCGTCTGGGCGCAGTCCGCCAACGGCGTCATCGGCCGCGACGGCACGCTGCCGTGGCACCTGCCGGAGGACATGAAGCACTTCCGCACCCTGACCGCGGGCGCGACCGTGCTGATGGGCCGCCGCACCTGGGAGTCGCTGCCGCCCCGGTTCCGTCCGCTGCCGGGCCGGCGCAACCTCGTGCTGTCGCGCACGCCGCAGGAGGGCGTCGAGACCTTCACCGACCTGTCGGCGGCACTCGCCGCGGCGACCGGGGACGTGTGGGTGATGGGCGGCGAGGCGGTGTACCGGGCGGCGCTGCCGCTGGCGGACCGCGTCGTGGTCACCGAGCTGCGCGAGTCCTTCGACGGCGACACCCTCGCCCCGGACGTCGGCCGCCCGCCCGACTCCGTCGGCCCCTGGCACGAGTCGTCGAACGGTTTGCACTACCGGCTGCTGACCTGGGGCTGA
- a CDS encoding helix-turn-helix transcriptional regulator, producing MSSAHDPPQGRRLDVLRVVKEADAPLGIASIADRLGVHPNTVRFHLNTLTASGQVELVRPERHSPGRPPLLYRAVRAMDPTGPRHYRLLAEILAQQLLATPDARSRAAEAGRVWGEHLAMSEAAEPAAPVDRLVELLDGLGFAPERRIADGQEQIGLRHCPFLELAETGADVVCPVHLGLMRGALAAWDAGTTVERLDPFVEPDLCVAQLGPGPWRRPPP from the coding sequence GTGAGCTCGGCCCACGACCCGCCGCAGGGGCGTCGCCTCGACGTGCTGCGGGTGGTGAAGGAGGCGGACGCGCCGTTGGGCATCGCCTCCATCGCCGACCGGCTGGGCGTGCACCCGAACACCGTCCGCTTCCACCTGAACACGCTCACCGCGAGCGGTCAGGTCGAGCTGGTGCGACCCGAACGACACTCACCCGGCCGGCCGCCGCTGCTCTACCGCGCCGTGCGGGCGATGGACCCGACCGGCCCCAGGCACTACCGGCTGCTCGCCGAGATCCTGGCGCAGCAGCTGCTGGCGACACCGGACGCCCGCTCGCGTGCGGCCGAGGCGGGCCGAGTGTGGGGAGAACACCTCGCCATGAGCGAAGCAGCGGAGCCGGCGGCGCCCGTCGACCGGCTGGTCGAGCTGCTCGACGGTCTGGGCTTCGCACCGGAGCGCCGCATCGCCGACGGGCAGGAGCAGATCGGCTTGCGGCACTGCCCGTTCCTCGAACTCGCCGAGACCGGCGCCGACGTGGTCTGCCCGGTGCACCTCGGTCTCATGCGCGGCGCGCTCGCCGCCTGGGACGCGGGCACGACGGTCGAGCGCCTGGACCCGTTCGTCGAACCGGACCTGTGCGTCGCCCAGCTCGGACCGGGGCCATGGCGACGACCGCCGCCGTGA
- a CDS encoding DUF488 domain-containing protein has product MTTSVRIGRVYDEPDGRGRRVLVDRLWPRGVRRDDPRIDRWIPEVAPSTQLRRWYDHRPERYDEFAHRYELELADGSGAAALAEVAAFVAAGPTTLVTATREVQLSHLTVLARLLAEAP; this is encoded by the coding sequence ATGACCACGAGCGTGCGGATCGGCCGGGTCTACGACGAACCGGACGGGCGGGGCCGGCGGGTCCTCGTCGACCGGCTGTGGCCGCGCGGCGTGCGGCGCGACGACCCCAGGATCGACCGCTGGATCCCCGAGGTCGCGCCGTCGACGCAGCTGCGGCGCTGGTACGACCACCGGCCCGAGCGGTACGACGAGTTCGCGCACCGCTACGAGCTCGAACTGGCCGACGGCAGTGGCGCAGCCGCGCTCGCCGAGGTGGCGGCGTTCGTGGCGGCGGGCCCGACGACGCTGGTGACGGCCACGCGCGAGGTACAGCTCAGTCATCTGACGGTGTTGGCCCGGCTGCTGGCAGAAGCCCCGTGA
- a CDS encoding cupin domain-containing protein encodes MTAEHGVASTTLALAGVADEQLAAARAATSGRSARTIHGGHGHVLRQTVLALLAGRALDEHESPGEATLQVLVGRVRLAAGDRSAEASAGDHLIIPPERHSLAAAEDSVVLLTVVTAPARTVP; translated from the coding sequence ATGACAGCTGAGCACGGCGTCGCGAGCACCACGCTGGCGTTGGCCGGCGTGGCCGACGAGCAACTGGCCGCGGCTCGCGCGGCGACGAGCGGCCGGAGCGCGCGCACCATCCACGGAGGTCACGGACACGTCCTGCGTCAGACCGTGCTGGCGCTGCTCGCCGGCCGGGCCCTCGACGAGCACGAGAGTCCGGGCGAGGCGACTCTGCAGGTGCTGGTCGGACGGGTCCGGCTGGCCGCGGGCGACCGGTCCGCGGAGGCGAGCGCGGGTGACCACCTGATCATCCCGCCCGAGCGGCACAGCCTGGCCGCGGCCGAGGATTCCGTCGTCCTGCTGACGGTCGTGACGGCCCCGGCCCGGACGGTCCCATGA
- a CDS encoding TraR/DksA C4-type zinc finger protein, which produces MNTHTQESPADVRHSIDMVLKDAEASRQRQLDDLPPPRDGDPTPASAHRQTVARILAEIRAARRRLADGTFGLCERCRKRIPAERLELRPWTSVCVRCAGV; this is translated from the coding sequence ATGAACACCCACACCCAAGAATCCCCTGCCGACGTTCGGCACAGCATCGACATGGTGTTGAAGGACGCCGAGGCCAGCCGGCAACGTCAGCTCGACGACCTGCCGCCGCCGCGCGACGGAGATCCGACCCCGGCCTCGGCGCACCGGCAGACGGTCGCACGGATCCTGGCCGAGATCCGGGCCGCCCGGCGACGGCTGGCGGACGGCACGTTCGGTCTGTGTGAACGCTGTCGGAAACGCATTCCGGCGGAACGCCTCGAACTGCGTCCCTGGACGAGTGTCTGCGTCCGCTGCGCCGGCGTGTAG
- the ctaD gene encoding cytochrome c oxidase subunit I yields the protein MTSTDHKIIGYMYLIASFGFFLFAGVLALLIRAELFSPGRQVVSDEMYNQLFTMHGTLMLLLFATPLFIGFGNIIVPLQMGAPDVAFPRLNMFSFYLFVFGGLIVCAGFITPGGAADFGWFAYAPLHNTVYSPSIGGDLWVAGLAMSGFGTIFGAVNFITTIVCLRAPGMTMFRMPIFTWNILVTSIMVLIAFPLLAAALFAMLADRTLDTHIYDPTVGGAVLWQHLFWFFGHPEVYIIALPFFGIITEVIPVFSRKPLFGYKGLVFATLFIAMLSVSVWAHHMYVTGAVNLPFFAAMTMLIAIPTGLKFFAWIGTMWRGSITFETPMLFALGFLVTFLFGGMTGVILASPPLDFQVSDTYFVVAHFHYVVFGTVVFAMFSGFYFWWPKFTGRMLNERLGKIHFWLLFIGFHGTFMVQHWLGVEGFPRRYSDYAPEDGFTFLNQFSSVFAFVLAASTLPFLWNVWQSRLAPKVEVDDPWGFGNSLEWATSCPPPRHNFTSLPRVRSERPAFDLKFPEAAGLAEREPTRAGPLTQTLGPPDVAGPDGENPDTA from the coding sequence ATGACGTCCACCGACCACAAGATCATCGGGTACATGTACCTGATCGCGTCGTTCGGGTTCTTCCTGTTCGCCGGGGTGCTGGCGCTGCTCATCCGCGCGGAGTTGTTCTCGCCCGGGCGTCAGGTGGTCAGCGACGAGATGTACAACCAGCTGTTCACCATGCACGGCACGCTCATGCTGTTGCTGTTCGCGACCCCGTTGTTCATCGGGTTCGGCAACATCATCGTGCCGTTGCAGATGGGGGCGCCCGACGTCGCGTTCCCGCGGCTGAACATGTTCAGCTTCTACCTGTTCGTGTTCGGCGGGCTGATCGTCTGCGCCGGGTTCATCACGCCGGGCGGTGCGGCCGACTTCGGCTGGTTCGCCTACGCGCCGTTGCACAACACCGTCTACAGCCCGAGTATCGGCGGCGATCTGTGGGTCGCCGGCCTGGCGATGAGCGGTTTCGGCACCATCTTCGGCGCCGTCAACTTCATCACCACCATCGTGTGCTTGCGCGCGCCGGGCATGACGATGTTCCGGATGCCGATCTTCACGTGGAACATCCTGGTGACGTCCATCATGGTGCTGATCGCGTTCCCGCTGCTCGCGGCCGCGCTGTTCGCGATGCTCGCCGACAGGACGCTGGATACCCACATCTACGACCCGACGGTGGGCGGCGCGGTGCTGTGGCAGCACCTGTTCTGGTTCTTCGGCCATCCCGAGGTCTACATCATCGCGTTGCCGTTCTTCGGCATCATCACCGAGGTCATACCGGTCTTCAGCCGAAAACCCTTGTTCGGTTACAAGGGCCTGGTGTTCGCCACGCTGTTCATCGCCATGCTGTCGGTGTCGGTGTGGGCGCACCACATGTACGTCACGGGGGCGGTCAATCTGCCCTTCTTCGCGGCGATGACCATGCTCATCGCCATCCCGACCGGGCTGAAGTTCTTCGCCTGGATCGGCACCATGTGGCGCGGGTCCATCACGTTCGAGACGCCCATGCTGTTCGCGCTCGGGTTCCTCGTGACGTTCCTGTTCGGTGGGATGACCGGTGTCATCCTGGCGTCGCCGCCGCTGGACTTCCAGGTGTCCGACACCTATTTCGTGGTGGCGCACTTCCATTACGTGGTGTTCGGCACCGTCGTGTTCGCGATGTTCTCCGGGTTCTATTTCTGGTGGCCCAAGTTCACCGGACGCATGCTGAACGAACGTCTCGGCAAGATCCATTTCTGGCTGCTGTTCATCGGCTTCCACGGCACCTTCATGGTGCAGCACTGGCTCGGCGTCGAGGGCTTCCCGCGTCGGTATTCCGACTACGCGCCCGAGGACGGCTTCACCTTCCTCAACCAGTTCTCGTCGGTGTTCGCGTTCGTCCTGGCCGCGTCGACCCTGCCGTTCCTGTGGAACGTCTGGCAGAGCCGACTCGCGCCGAAGGTCGAGGTCGACGATCCGTGGGGGTTCGGCAACTCGCTGGAGTGGGCCACCTCCTGCCCGCCGCCCCGGCACAACTTCACCTCGCTGCCGCGGGTGCGCAGCGAGCGGCCGGCGTTCGACCTCAAGTTCCCCGAGGCCGCCGGGCTGGCGGAGCGGGAGCCCACGCGTGCGGGGCCACTCACCCAGACACTCGGCCCACCCGACGTCGCGGGGCCCGACGGGGAGAACCCTGACACGGCCTGA
- a CDS encoding LysR substrate-binding domain-containing protein — MLDLHRLRLLRELAYRDTIAAVAQALAYTPSAVSQQLAVLEREAGVPLLERTGRRVRLTPIARRLVTHTEAILGQLERAESSIAASKAQLTDVLRIGAFPSAARAILPPALAVLGRDHPGLEFTVVEADPVDAADLTRTGELDVALTHDYDHVPQPEHPALTSTVVLTEPLFLASTRPSDPAGHPLASFRGAAWVLGSPGTLCRLAAERICQAAGFEPRVRHQIDDFPTALALVAAGHGVAIVPGLATADPPAGLTFTQLPEHRRVALTHRRGGELRPALAALRAAVTQAVADLP, encoded by the coding sequence ATGCTCGACCTCCATCGGCTCCGGCTGCTGCGGGAGCTGGCCTATCGCGACACCATCGCCGCGGTGGCCCAGGCGCTCGCCTACACGCCGTCGGCCGTGTCGCAGCAGCTGGCCGTCCTGGAACGCGAGGCCGGCGTGCCGCTGTTGGAACGGACCGGCCGGCGGGTGCGGCTGACCCCGATCGCCCGCCGGCTGGTGACGCACACCGAGGCGATCCTGGGCCAGCTCGAGCGCGCGGAGTCCTCGATCGCCGCGTCGAAGGCGCAGCTGACCGACGTGCTGCGGATCGGCGCGTTCCCATCCGCCGCTCGCGCGATCCTGCCGCCGGCGCTGGCCGTGCTCGGCCGGGACCATCCCGGTCTGGAGTTCACCGTCGTCGAAGCCGATCCGGTCGATGCCGCCGACCTGACCCGGACCGGCGAACTGGACGTCGCTCTGACGCACGACTACGACCACGTGCCGCAGCCGGAGCATCCCGCATTGACCTCGACGGTCGTGCTGACCGAGCCGCTGTTCCTTGCCTCGACCCGCCCGTCCGACCCGGCCGGGCATCCGCTCGCGTCCTTCCGCGGCGCCGCCTGGGTGCTGGGCAGCCCGGGCACGCTGTGCCGGCTCGCAGCCGAGCGGATCTGCCAGGCGGCCGGGTTCGAGCCCCGGGTGCGGCACCAGATCGACGACTTCCCCACCGCGCTCGCGCTTGTCGCCGCCGGCCACGGGGTGGCCATCGTGCCCGGACTGGCCACCGCCGATCCGCCGGCCGGCCTGACGTTCACGCAGCTGCCCGAGCACCGCCGGGTCGCGCTCACGCACCGCCGCGGCGGCGAACTGCGCCCGGCACTGGCCGCCTTGCGCGCCGCGGTCACCCAGGCCGTTGCGGACCTCCCCTGA
- a CDS encoding YczE/YyaS/YitT family protein: MHTRWVNLYVGLVLFGVSIALMLEAGLGLSPWDVFHQGLAERSGLRFGWVVVGVSAVVLLLWIPLRVRPGIGTVSNVVVVGLTADAAVALLPEPEHLAARTAFLAVGIVGNGLATALYVGAGLGPGPRDGLMTGLAGRGRSIRVVRTSIEVAVLAAGCLLGGTVGVGTVLYAVSIGPVIHVLLPRLTVHTVRHRSLEGS; encoded by the coding sequence GTGCACACGCGCTGGGTCAATCTCTACGTCGGTCTGGTCCTGTTCGGCGTCAGCATCGCGCTGATGCTCGAGGCCGGCCTCGGCCTGAGCCCGTGGGACGTCTTCCACCAGGGTCTGGCCGAGCGGTCCGGGCTGCGCTTCGGCTGGGTCGTCGTCGGCGTGAGCGCCGTCGTGTTGCTGCTGTGGATCCCGCTGCGCGTGCGGCCGGGCATCGGAACGGTCAGCAATGTCGTCGTCGTCGGATTGACCGCGGACGCTGCGGTGGCGCTGCTGCCCGAGCCTGAGCACCTCGCCGCCCGGACTGCCTTCCTGGCCGTCGGCATCGTCGGCAACGGGCTGGCGACGGCGTTGTACGTCGGCGCCGGGCTCGGTCCCGGGCCGCGTGACGGGCTGATGACCGGGCTGGCCGGGCGCGGACGTTCGATCCGGGTCGTGCGCACGTCGATCGAGGTGGCGGTGCTGGCCGCGGGCTGCCTGCTCGGCGGCACCGTCGGCGTCGGGACGGTCCTGTACGCCGTCAGCATCGGCCCGGTCATCCACGTCCTCCTCCCCCGCCTCACGGTGCACACCGTTCGGCACCGATCACTCGAAGGATCATGA
- a CDS encoding LLM class flavin-dependent oxidoreductase, translating to MMELQFGLAVSPSAQPGADPVRDGVLAESLGFDFVSVSDHPCGVAPNYEAWTMLSWIAAATSRIRIATRVLGVPYRSPALVAKMAETFHRLSGGRLILGLGGGYSDDEFRAFGLRVPSPGEKVRGLVEAIDIIRGLWSEPDFSYEGRLHHTERANIAPRPESPIPIWLGTFGDQALTVTGRLADGWIPSHGFAPPEQAAAMRARVRRAAVLAGRDPNAVTCAYHLEVHVGEPASTEPGVIAGSAAEVAKRLTGFVELGFTTLSFALNGPDPADQARRLAHDVLPAVRAGVAGETSPTF from the coding sequence ATGATGGAACTGCAGTTCGGGCTCGCCGTGTCGCCCTCGGCCCAGCCGGGTGCGGACCCGGTCCGCGACGGCGTCCTGGCCGAAAGCCTCGGCTTCGACTTCGTCTCGGTCTCCGACCATCCGTGCGGGGTGGCGCCGAACTACGAGGCGTGGACGATGCTGTCATGGATCGCCGCCGCGACCTCGCGAATCCGGATCGCCACCCGGGTGCTCGGCGTGCCCTACCGGTCTCCCGCACTGGTGGCCAAGATGGCCGAGACGTTCCACCGGCTCTCCGGCGGACGGCTGATCCTCGGGCTGGGCGGTGGCTACTCCGACGATGAATTCCGCGCATTCGGTCTGCGGGTGCCATCACCGGGAGAGAAGGTCCGCGGGCTGGTCGAGGCCATCGACATCATCCGCGGCCTGTGGTCGGAACCGGACTTCAGCTACGAAGGGCGGCTCCACCACACCGAACGAGCGAACATCGCGCCCCGGCCAGAGTCGCCCATCCCCATCTGGCTCGGCACGTTCGGCGACCAGGCACTGACCGTCACCGGGCGGCTGGCCGACGGCTGGATCCCGTCGCACGGCTTTGCCCCGCCCGAGCAGGCCGCAGCAATGCGGGCGCGGGTCCGCCGTGCGGCCGTGCTGGCGGGCCGTGACCCGAACGCCGTCACGTGCGCGTACCACCTGGAGGTCCACGTCGGCGAGCCTGCCAGCACGGAACCAGGCGTGATCGCCGGCTCTGCTGCGGAGGTCGCCAAACGGCTCACCGGCTTCGTCGAGCTGGGCTTCACCACGCTGAGCTTCGCCCTCAACGGTCCCGACCCGGCCGACCAGGCCCGCCGGCTGGCCCACGACGTCCTCCCAGCCGTACGCGCCGGCGTGGCCGGAGAGACGTCACCGACGTTCTAA
- a CDS encoding metallophosphoesterase — protein MVVKRVALGLAATAAAGLVYSAGYEVRSYRLRRFDVPVLAPGSRPLRVLHVSDLHLTPGHRGRAAWVRRLAALEPDLVVNTGDNLSHRDAIPTVLDALGPLLDLPGVFVFGSNDYFAPRPKNPARYLLPLERIRRQNARDHADAVDLPWKELRDELSSAGWLDLTNTFGSLTVDGRRLAFAGVDDPHLNRDRLGDVAGPAADADLAIGVAHAPYQRVLDAFHRDGYQLLLAGHTHGGQLCVPGYGALVTNCDLDTARVKGVSRHPRVGGAGAAWMHVSAGLGTSPYARVRFACPPEATLLTLTGER, from the coding sequence ATGGTCGTGAAACGGGTGGCGCTCGGGTTGGCGGCGACGGCCGCCGCCGGGCTCGTCTACTCGGCCGGGTACGAGGTGCGGTCCTATCGGCTGCGTCGCTTCGACGTCCCCGTCCTGGCGCCGGGCAGCCGCCCGTTGCGGGTGCTGCACGTGTCCGACCTCCACCTCACCCCCGGTCACCGCGGCCGGGCGGCCTGGGTGCGCAGGCTCGCGGCGCTCGAGCCGGACCTCGTCGTCAACACCGGCGACAACCTCTCGCACCGCGACGCCATCCCGACTGTGCTCGACGCGCTCGGGCCGCTGCTCGACCTGCCCGGCGTGTTCGTCTTCGGCTCCAACGACTACTTCGCGCCGCGGCCCAAGAACCCGGCGCGGTACCTGCTGCCGCTCGAGCGCATCCGCCGCCAGAACGCCCGCGACCACGCCGACGCCGTCGACCTGCCGTGGAAGGAACTGCGCGACGAGCTCAGCTCGGCCGGCTGGCTCGACCTCACCAACACCTTCGGCTCCCTCACCGTCGACGGCCGCCGGCTCGCCTTCGCCGGCGTCGACGACCCCCACCTGAACCGCGACCGCCTCGGCGACGTCGCCGGGCCCGCCGCCGACGCCGACCTGGCGATCGGGGTGGCGCACGCGCCGTACCAGCGGGTCCTCGACGCCTTCCATCGCGACGGGTACCAACTGCTGCTCGCCGGCCACACCCACGGCGGCCAGCTGTGCGTCCCCGGCTACGGCGCGCTGGTCACCAACTGCGACCTCGACACCGCCCGCGTCAAGGGCGTCTCCCGGCACCCCCGGGTCGGCGGCGCCGGCGCCGCCTGGATGCACGTCTCGGCCGGCCTCGGCACGTCGCCGTACGCGCGGGTCCGGTTCGCCTGCCCGCCCGAGGCGACGCTGCTGACCCTGACCGGCGAGCGCTGA